A window from Triplophysa dalaica isolate WHDGS20190420 chromosome 3, ASM1584641v1, whole genome shotgun sequence encodes these proteins:
- the LOC130415879 gene encoding NLR family CARD domain-containing protein 3-like encodes MKKHKSRLKEQFQRMNEGISAQGSSTLVNEIYTELYITEGGSEDINNEHEVRQIETASRRSETQETQIKCNDIFKVSPQQNKPIRSVLTKGVAGIGKTVSVQKFILDWTEEKTNQDLHLIFPLPFRELNLIKQKNISLMDLLHQFITDTKELRSTDFDDYKVVFIFDGLDECRLPLDFSKNPSLFDVRESASVDVLLTNLIKGNLLPSALIWITSRPAAANQIPPECVDLITDVRGFNDPQKDEYFRKRINDENLANRIITHMKSSRSLYIMCHIPVFCWISATVLQRMLSEAESQAQIPKTLTQMFTHFLMFQIKLKSQKYDGKCEVDLQQARKSLESLGKLAFQQLEKGNLIFYEEDLRECDIDVREASVYSGVCTQIFREDFGLNLGKVFSFVHLSIQEFLAALFKFLFSIQDKENKSSVSDLLKSEVDKTLQSENGHLDLYLRFLLGLSVESNQTILRDLMTQTGRSSDSKQDIVEYIKMKIRENLSPEKSINLFHCLNELNDHSLEQEVQTYVNRGDESSLTGVRLSPAQWSALVFVLLNSEEKLDEFNLRKYDPSDKCLLRLLPVIKASRTADLSDCNLTEKSCSSLASVLRSNSSSLTELNLSNNKLKDSGVKLLSDGLKNTNCKLKTLNLSGCSIGSEGCVALTSALRSNPSHLTQLDLSRNNPEDSGVKLLSDLLKDPHCQLQTLL; translated from the exons atgaagaaacacaaatcCAGACTAAAAGAGCAATTCcagagaatgaatgaaggaatcTCAGCTCAAGGAAGCTCAACACTTGTGAATGAGATCTACACAGAGCTGTACATCACAGAGGGAGGGAGTGAAGACATCAATAATgaacatgaggtgagacagattgagacaGCATCCAGAAGATCAGagacacaagaaacacaaatcaaatgtaatgacatctttaaagtctcacctcaacaaaacaaacccatcagaagtgTGCTGACTAAAGGAGTcgctggaattggaaaaacagtctctgtgcagaagttcattctggactggactgaagaaaaaacaaatcaagatcTTCACTTGATATTTCCACTTCCTTTCAGAGAACTGAATCTgatcaaacagaaaaatatcagtctgatGGATCTTCTTCATCAGTTCATCACAGATACAAAAGAACTGAGATCAACAGACTTTGATGAttataaagttgtgtttatctttgatggtctggatgAGTGTCGTCTTCCTCTAGATTTCTCAAAGAATCCGAGTTTGTTTGATGTCAGAGAATCAGCGTCAGTGGATGTGCTGCTGACAAACCTCATCAAGGGGAATCTGCTTCCTTCTGCTCTGATCTGGATCACCTCTcgaccagcagcagccaatcagattcctcCTGAGTGTGTTGATCTGATCACAGATGTACGAGGATTCAATGACCCTCAGAAGGACGAGTatttcaggaagagaatcaATGATGAGAATCTGGCCAACagaatcatcacacacatgaaatcatccagaagtctgtacatcatgtgtcacatcccagtcttctgctggatttcagccactgttCTCCAGAGAATGTTGAGTGAAGCAGAGAGTCAAGCACAGATCCCCAAGACTCTCACTCAAATGTTCACACACTTCCTGATGTTTCAGATCAAACTGAAGAGTCAGAAGTATGATGGGAAATGTGAGGTAGATCTTCAGCAGGCTAGAAAGAGTCTTGAGTCACTGGGAAAACTGGCTTTTCAACAGCTGGAGAAAGGGAACCTGATCTTCTATGAGGAGGATCTGAGAGAGTGTGACATTGATGTCAGAGAAGCGTCAGTGTACTCAGGAGTTTGTACTCAGATCTTCAGAGAAGATTTTGGACTGAACCTGGGGAAGGTTTTCAGCTTTGTGCATCTGAGCATTCAGGAGTTTCTCGCTGCTTTATTCAAGTTCTTATTTTCGATTCAAGATAAAGAAAACAAGTCAAGCGTTAGTGATTTACTGAAGAGTGAAGTGGACAAGACCTTACAGAGTGAGAATGGACACCTGGATCTTTATCTCAGATTTCTTCTGGGTCTTTCAGTGGAGTCCAATCAGACAATCTTACGAGATCTGATGACACAGACAGGAAGAAGCTCTGACAGTAAACAGGATATAGTCGAGTACATtaagatgaagatcagagaGAATCTCTCTCCAGAGaaatccatcaatctgtttcactgtctgaatgaactcaATGATCATTCTCTAGAGCAGGAAGTACAAACATATGTGAACAGAGGAGATGAGTCTAGTCTTACTGGAGTCCGTCTCTCTCCTGCTCAGTGGTCAGCTCTGGTGTTTGTGTTACTGAACTCAGAAGAGAAGCTGGATGAGTTTAATCTGAGGAAATATGATCCATCAGATAAATGTCTTCTGAGGCTTCTGCCAGTGATCAAAGCATCCAGAACAGCTGA tCTGAGTGACTgtaatctgacagagaaaagttgttcatcactggcgtcagttctcagatcaaactcctcaagtctgacagaactgaacctgagtaacaataaactgaaggattcaggagtgaagctgctctctgatggactgaagaatacaaactgtaaactgaagacactaaa tctgtctggttgcagtattggatctgaaggttgtgttgctctgacttcagctctgagatcaaacccctcacatctgACACAACTGGATCTGAGTAGAAATAATCcagaagattcaggagtgaagctgctctctgatctactgaaggatccacactGTCAACTACAGACACTACTGTGA